Proteins from a genomic interval of Physeter macrocephalus isolate SW-GA chromosome 21, ASM283717v5, whole genome shotgun sequence:
- the LOC112066141 gene encoding 60S ribosomal protein L39-like has product MSSHKTFRIKRFLAKKQKQNRPILQQIRMKTGNKIRCNAKRRHWRRTKLGL; this is encoded by the coding sequence ATGTCTTCTCACAAGACTTTCAGGATCAAGCGATTCCTggccaagaaacaaaagcagaatcgTCCCATTCTCCAACAGATTCGAATGAAAACTGGTAATAAAATCAGGTGCAACGCTAAGAGAAGACATTGGAGAAGAACCAAGCTGGGTCTATAA
- the LOC102976638 gene encoding uncharacterized protein, which produces TSPPPSLEIAPPTPLLPSSEAFLPWHLSRTLCFTHDTGCPWNTNGLLKNPLTELKEREFHFARTSAVSHGLTGGCAESGRQRALVGARRVLPKPGPRRRLLNTSFRSIPPLFSCPPSYVRLDLLLAMSSHKTFRIKRFLAKKQKQNRPIPQWIRMKTGNKIRYNSKRRHWRRTKLGL; this is translated from the exons ACATCTCCCCCGCCCTCCTTGGAGATAGCCCCGCCCACTCCGCTCCTCCCGTCTTCGGAAGCGTTTCTGCCTTGGCATTTATCACGGACTTTGTGTTTCACCCATGACACAGGGTGCCCCTGGAACACTAACGGGCTCCTGAAAAATCCACTTACGGAACTGAAGGAAAGGGAATTCCATTTCGCACGAACGAGCGCGGTTTCCCACGGCCTCACGGGAGGGTGCGCAGAGAGCGGCCGCCAGAGGGCGTTAGTTGGCGCACGGCGTGTCCTCCCCAAGCCCGGCCCCCGGCGGCGCCTTCTTAACACGTCCTTCCGCTCgattcctcctcttttctcttgtcCGCCATCCTATGTGCGGTTGGATTTGCTCCTCGCCATG TCTTCTCATAAGACCTTCAGGATCAAGCGATTCCTggccaagaaacaaaaacagaatcgTCCCATTCCCCAATGGATTCGAATGAAAACTGGTAATAAAATCAG GTACAACTCTAAGAGAAGACATTGGAGAAGAACCAAGCTGGGTCTATAA